From the genome of Papaver somniferum cultivar HN1 chromosome 2, ASM357369v1, whole genome shotgun sequence, one region includes:
- the LOC113348459 gene encoding long chain acyl-CoA synthetase 8-like isoform X1: MGDSNGGVFNSPMLKSLVQNYMSIFNGNESIGIAVAFTIGLLIPLLLIGIKRTKQRGVPVQVGGETGFAIRNHRSKTLIEVPWEGATTMAALFEQSCKKNAHERCLGTREVISREVVTGGDGRKFEKLHLGEYVWETYEGAFKRASNFASGLVKLGHSADSRAAIFADSRAEWLLAFQGCFRQNITVVTIYASLGEEALIHSLNETQVTTLICDPKQLKKLAAISSSLEFIKHIIYFEDDDTTVDSSFDNFTLTSFSEVEKLGKENPAHPRLPSKTDTAVIMYTSGSTGLPKGVMMTHGNIVSTAAAVMTVIPEIGRKDVYLAYLPLAHVFELEAETVMLTAGAAIGYGSALTLTDTSNKIKKGTLGDASALKPTLMAAVPAILDRVRDGVLKKVNEKGGLTKKLFNLGYKRRLSAIEGSLFGAWGLEKTFLDVIVFKKIRSILGGRMRFMLCGGAPLSRDTQRFMNVCLGIPIGQGYGLTETCAGAAFSEADDTTVGRTGPPLPCGYIKLVSWEEGGYLITDKPMPRGEVVVGGHSITLGYFKNEEKTNEVYKVDEKGMRWFYTGDIGQFHPDGCLEIIDRKKDIVKLQHGEYISLGKVEAALASCNYVDSVMVHADPFHSFCVALVVPSQHALEGWAHGAGIEYHDFSDLCKKEEAVREVQQSLLKVAKAAKLDKFESPAKIKLLPDPWTPESGLVTAALKLKREQIKSKFKDDLNKLYQ; the protein is encoded by the exons ATGGGAGATTCTAATGGAGGTGTTTTCAATTCTCCAATGCTGAAAAGCTTGGTTCAGAATTACATGTCGATTTTCAATGGCAATGAGTCGATTGGTATTGCTGTTGCATTTACAATTGGTCTTCTTATACCTTTGTTACTCATCGGGATAAAAAGAACTAAACAAAGGGGAGTGCCAGTACAAGTTGGTGGGGAGACGGGTTTCGCGATTCGTAACCATAGATCTAAGACATTGATTGAAGTTCCTTGGGAAGGAGCTACTACTATGGCAGCTCTTTTTGAGCAGTCTTGTAAGAAGAATGCACACGAACGGTGTCTTGGTACAAGAGAGGTTATTAGTAGGGAAGTAGTTACAGGTGGTGATGGGAGGAAATTTGAGAAGTTACACCTGGGAGAATATGTATGGGAAACATACGAAGGAGCTTTTAAGAGAGCTAGCAACTTTGCATCTGGTTTGGTAAAGTTGGGTCATAGTGCAGATAGTCGTGCTGCTATTTTTGCTGATTCCAGGGCAGAGTGGTTACTTGCCTTTCAG GGATGCTTCAGGCAGAATATTACGGTTGTGACTATCTATGCTTCGCTAGGTGAGGAGGCTCTTATTCATTCCCTTAATGAG ACACAAGTAACAACCTTGATCTGTGATCCAAAGCAATTGAAGAAATTGGCTGCAATTAGCTCTAGCCTGGAATTCATTAAGCACATCAtttattttgaagatgatgaCACCACAGTTGATTCATCTTTCGACAACTTTACACTTACATCTTTTTCTGAAGTGGAGAAGCTAGGAAAAGAAAATCCTGCTCATCCCAGACTACCTTCAAAAACTGATACTGCTGTCATCATGTATACAAGTGGTAGTACAGGGTTACCGAAG GGAGTCATGATGACTCATGGCAACATtgtatcaacagcagcagcagtcatGACAGTTATACCAGAAATAGGCCGCAAAGATGTTTACTTGGCGTATTTACCCTTGGCTCATGTTTTTGAGCTGGAAGCCGAG ACTGTGATGTTGACAGCAGGTGCTGCCATTGGTTATGGTTCAGCTCTGACCCTAACCGACACCTCGAATAAAATCAAGAAAGGAACCCTGGGAGATGCCTCTGCATTGAAGCCCACCCTTATGGCAGCAGTTCCAGCTATTTTAGATCGTGTTCGAGACGGAGTGTTGAAAAAG GTCAATGAGAAGGGTGGATTAACcaaaaaacttttcaacctcGGATACAAACGTCGATTGTCTGCTATAGAAGGAAGCTTGTTTGGGGCTTGGGGACTGGAAAAGACTTTTCTGGATGTCATTGTTTTCAAAAAGATAAGATCTATTCTTGGAGGCCGTATGAGATTTATGCTTTGTGGTGGAGCTCCTTTGTCCAGAGACACACAACGGTTCATGAATGTCTGCCTAGG GATTCCTATAGGTCAAGGATATGGATTGACTGAAACATGTGCTGGAGCAGCTTTTTCTGAGGCGGATGACACCACTGTGGGTCGTACTGGTCCACCTCTTCCGTGTGGCTACATTAAG CTCGTCTCTTGGGAAGAAGGTGGATACCTGATCACTGATAAACCAATGCCCAGAGGTGAAGTTGTAGTAGGAGGACACAGCATAACTTTGGGTTATTTTAAAAATGAGGAGAAAACTAACGAGGTGTACAAA GTTGATGAAAAGGGAATGCGATGGTTCTACACTGGTGATATAGGACAATTTCACCCGGACGGATGCCTGGAAATTATTGACAGGAAAAAAGATATAGTTAAACTTCAACATGGGGAGTACATATCTCTTGGAAAG GTTGAAGCAGCCTTGGCCTCATGTAATTATGTGGATAGTGTCATGGTCCATGCAGACCCATTCCACAGCTTCTGTGTAGCATTGGTGGTTCCTTCGCAGCATGCACTTGAGGGTTGGGCTCATGGAGCTGGAATCGAGTACCACGATTTTTCAGATCTGTGCAAGAAAGAGGAAGCAGTCCGTGAAGTCCAACAATCTCTTCTCAAG GTTGCGAAGGCTGCAAAACTTGACAAATTTGAATCTCCTGCAAAGATTAAGTTGTTACCGGATCCATGGACACCAGAGTCTGGATTAGTGACGGCTGCCCTCAAGTTGAAAAGGGAACAGATAAAATCCAAGTTTAAAGATGATCTCAACAAGTTATATCAGTGA
- the LOC113348459 gene encoding long chain acyl-CoA synthetase 8-like isoform X2, with protein MGDSNGGVFNSPMLKSLVQNYMSIFNGNESIGIAVAFTIGLLIPLLLIGIKRTKQRGVPVQVGGETGFAIRNHRSKTLIEVPWEGATTMAALFEQSCKKNAHERCLGTREVISREVVTGGDGRKFEKLHLGEYVWETYEGAFKRASNFASGLVKLGHSADSRAAIFADSRAEWLLAFQGCFRQNITVVTIYASLGEEALIHSLNETQVTTLICDPKQLKKLAAISSSLEFIKHIIYFEDDDTTVDSSFDNFTLTSFSEVEKLGKENPAHPRLPSKTDTAVIMYTSGSTGLPKTVMLTAGAAIGYGSALTLTDTSNKIKKGTLGDASALKPTLMAAVPAILDRVRDGVLKKVNEKGGLTKKLFNLGYKRRLSAIEGSLFGAWGLEKTFLDVIVFKKIRSILGGRMRFMLCGGAPLSRDTQRFMNVCLGIPIGQGYGLTETCAGAAFSEADDTTVGRTGPPLPCGYIKLVSWEEGGYLITDKPMPRGEVVVGGHSITLGYFKNEEKTNEVYKVDEKGMRWFYTGDIGQFHPDGCLEIIDRKKDIVKLQHGEYISLGKVEAALASCNYVDSVMVHADPFHSFCVALVVPSQHALEGWAHGAGIEYHDFSDLCKKEEAVREVQQSLLKVAKAAKLDKFESPAKIKLLPDPWTPESGLVTAALKLKREQIKSKFKDDLNKLYQ; from the exons ATGGGAGATTCTAATGGAGGTGTTTTCAATTCTCCAATGCTGAAAAGCTTGGTTCAGAATTACATGTCGATTTTCAATGGCAATGAGTCGATTGGTATTGCTGTTGCATTTACAATTGGTCTTCTTATACCTTTGTTACTCATCGGGATAAAAAGAACTAAACAAAGGGGAGTGCCAGTACAAGTTGGTGGGGAGACGGGTTTCGCGATTCGTAACCATAGATCTAAGACATTGATTGAAGTTCCTTGGGAAGGAGCTACTACTATGGCAGCTCTTTTTGAGCAGTCTTGTAAGAAGAATGCACACGAACGGTGTCTTGGTACAAGAGAGGTTATTAGTAGGGAAGTAGTTACAGGTGGTGATGGGAGGAAATTTGAGAAGTTACACCTGGGAGAATATGTATGGGAAACATACGAAGGAGCTTTTAAGAGAGCTAGCAACTTTGCATCTGGTTTGGTAAAGTTGGGTCATAGTGCAGATAGTCGTGCTGCTATTTTTGCTGATTCCAGGGCAGAGTGGTTACTTGCCTTTCAG GGATGCTTCAGGCAGAATATTACGGTTGTGACTATCTATGCTTCGCTAGGTGAGGAGGCTCTTATTCATTCCCTTAATGAG ACACAAGTAACAACCTTGATCTGTGATCCAAAGCAATTGAAGAAATTGGCTGCAATTAGCTCTAGCCTGGAATTCATTAAGCACATCAtttattttgaagatgatgaCACCACAGTTGATTCATCTTTCGACAACTTTACACTTACATCTTTTTCTGAAGTGGAGAAGCTAGGAAAAGAAAATCCTGCTCATCCCAGACTACCTTCAAAAACTGATACTGCTGTCATCATGTATACAAGTGGTAGTACAGGGTTACCGAAG ACTGTGATGTTGACAGCAGGTGCTGCCATTGGTTATGGTTCAGCTCTGACCCTAACCGACACCTCGAATAAAATCAAGAAAGGAACCCTGGGAGATGCCTCTGCATTGAAGCCCACCCTTATGGCAGCAGTTCCAGCTATTTTAGATCGTGTTCGAGACGGAGTGTTGAAAAAG GTCAATGAGAAGGGTGGATTAACcaaaaaacttttcaacctcGGATACAAACGTCGATTGTCTGCTATAGAAGGAAGCTTGTTTGGGGCTTGGGGACTGGAAAAGACTTTTCTGGATGTCATTGTTTTCAAAAAGATAAGATCTATTCTTGGAGGCCGTATGAGATTTATGCTTTGTGGTGGAGCTCCTTTGTCCAGAGACACACAACGGTTCATGAATGTCTGCCTAGG GATTCCTATAGGTCAAGGATATGGATTGACTGAAACATGTGCTGGAGCAGCTTTTTCTGAGGCGGATGACACCACTGTGGGTCGTACTGGTCCACCTCTTCCGTGTGGCTACATTAAG CTCGTCTCTTGGGAAGAAGGTGGATACCTGATCACTGATAAACCAATGCCCAGAGGTGAAGTTGTAGTAGGAGGACACAGCATAACTTTGGGTTATTTTAAAAATGAGGAGAAAACTAACGAGGTGTACAAA GTTGATGAAAAGGGAATGCGATGGTTCTACACTGGTGATATAGGACAATTTCACCCGGACGGATGCCTGGAAATTATTGACAGGAAAAAAGATATAGTTAAACTTCAACATGGGGAGTACATATCTCTTGGAAAG GTTGAAGCAGCCTTGGCCTCATGTAATTATGTGGATAGTGTCATGGTCCATGCAGACCCATTCCACAGCTTCTGTGTAGCATTGGTGGTTCCTTCGCAGCATGCACTTGAGGGTTGGGCTCATGGAGCTGGAATCGAGTACCACGATTTTTCAGATCTGTGCAAGAAAGAGGAAGCAGTCCGTGAAGTCCAACAATCTCTTCTCAAG GTTGCGAAGGCTGCAAAACTTGACAAATTTGAATCTCCTGCAAAGATTAAGTTGTTACCGGATCCATGGACACCAGAGTCTGGATTAGTGACGGCTGCCCTCAAGTTGAAAAGGGAACAGATAAAATCCAAGTTTAAAGATGATCTCAACAAGTTATATCAGTGA